The DNA window TCCAGGCTCCGTTCAAATCGGCGGCCTGTGTCGAGGCTGATTGCGTGACGAGAAGTACCAAAAGCACCAACGGATTGAAGGTTCTCATGAAACTCTCCGATTAAATGGTCAGTAGGCTACCGGAGCGCGTTCGATCGGACGTGGAATGCCGCTAAATCGGTCTGGTCGAGGCCCTCCCGCCGTCGCCGTGCCCCCTGTCCGAACTATTAAGATAGAACCAAGGCTCGTTTTTGGGAAGCCGGGTCTCCTCCTACTCGCGACAAACGCAGCCGAGATTGATGCCGATGCAAAAGTCGATGCGCCGGTCGGCGGCGAGCCAGCGGCCGGCACCCGCCGGCTGACTTCGACTTTTTGGCACGTTTGAGACATGCCGACCGGCTCCGACAATGTCCGTTGATCGGATCAGACCGGAAGTGCCCGGCAAACGGCCGAAACGACGCGATTGACCCGGAACAGTCGTTCGGGATTACTATCCCTCTGCCATAGCCCTAAGAGCGCTTCCCCGATTTTCGCTGAAGCTCGGCCTCTATATCCGCGAACTCGCCGCCCAGTTTGAACAGACACCATCCTTTTTCATCCACTTCTTTGCGGACATCAGGATTCGTGTCTGCCGCTAATCGCGATCGAGTGATCGTCTATTCGTCTTCGGTAGTGGCAGCGGGCATCCCCATATCCTCGCGGACTACAAGCCGCCAGCCAGGAAGGATACTGTGCGTGTGGAAGAGATATTTCATCTTTTTGCCTTCCGGATTGGAAGCTCTCGCGCGGACTATCGTACGTCGCCTTTTGGCACCAAACAGACACGACGCAGCGGCGCCACGCATGTCCGTTGTTGAGGGATGAACGAACTAAGCTCAGACGTGACCCAATTTCCGTTTTTGACCCCAAAGCGGTCCCCCCTCGCTAGAATCAGAACACATCGATAGTCGGGAACCGAGCGTCCCCTGTAATGCAATCCCAAAGGTAGATTGCAAGACCGATGTCGCCGGTCCAAAGCGAATACCGGCCGCGGCCGGCAACCATCTGAGCGCCGCGATACTGGAAGATGGCCGTCATGGCGAACCGGCGCGCGCGGTCGAGCCAAATGGGGTCATTCGTGCGCCGGTAGAGCTTGAGGAATGCGTAGCCATTTCCACCCGTGCCGTGGCAAAGGTTCGAGCCCTTTGTCAGCGGTCCGGCGGCCCAGGTAAAGCGCCCGCCATCCAACAGAAGCGCATCGAATTCCGGCGTAGCGAAGCGGGCGTCGGCAAAGGTCGTCACCATTCCCGGCGCACCGTGACAGTGCTGACATATGAAAAGCCGCTTCTCGCGCTTGCTTCTCGGGCCCCATGTTGTCCCAACTTCGTACCGCCACGCATTCGCTTCAAGCGACTTCGGCACAAATTCGGCTACATGCGCTTGCTGCGCCGCCGTCAACCAATCCCATCCGAGCAATAACGGGATGACGTTGCCAGCGAAGCCGTGAACGGGCCCGAGAAAGCGGTCTTTGGCACCGTAAAGATCCTGGGTCCAAAGTGGACCTTGCGGCGTGTCCTCCAGTTCGGCCAACAGCCGCGCTGCCTGTACTTCGAAGAGGCCGCGCCATCGCTCTTCCCCCGTCATCTCGCCCATGTGGACTGCCGCAACCATCGACCCCGGCATACCCCACATCAGTTCTCGGATTGGCAGTCCATTATTTGCTTCGGCGCGCCTATAAACGAGGTCGGCGAGGCTCGATGTCGGCTCAAGGCGCATTGCGAGAAGTGCCGCACCCATGTCGCCGCGTAGCAGCGAGCCATGCTTCTCGTAGTCGGTCGGAGAACTGGCTTCGTGGTCGATGAGTGTCCGCTCCATCAGCTTGGGCAGAGCAGAGCGAAAGTCTTCGGCGACACGGGTCGCCCCTATGCGATGCAGGTAATCCAGTGCCCAAATGACACCTGCCGCGCCCTTGTAGAAGCTGGGGTCACCATCTCCCACCCCGTCGTCACTCGGGTGAGCCGGCCAGAACGTGTCGGGGTGGAAATGGGCGATCGCATCGGCCGCAATTTCTTCGATCGCGCCCCGAACAGCCGATTCATTCCAGGCGTCCTGTACAAGCGGACGATGACGTCCGGGGGTAATCATGGCGTAAGGGCTCCTGAGCGCTGTCCATCTGTACTTCAGATGACGCAAGTAAGGATCGCACGATTGAACGAAAGCTATCCAAAAGCGTGCCGCGCGGCAAACCAACTGCACCACCTGAAATGGTTCGACGCAGCGAAGCAATGAGGCGTCGCCTCTCTGGCGATTTTCGGACATGGCGCGATGTCCCGCTTGAGTCCGTTATGCGCACCAAACCAGACGTCCGCTGACCACTCCGGATTTATGGGTTCACGCCCTGGTTCTAATGATTTCGGGGCGGTGTGAGATCATCGGCTGGTTCATGCCGGGAGATCGCCTGACCTCCGACGCCGCGCTATGAAGACAGGTCTCGTGTTTGTGATGCGATTTCAACGATTTGTGTTCAAGGCCTTGGCGGCGCGCTTCCTTTTCCCACGACACTATCGCCGATCTGCAGCGATTCGCTGAGGGAGCGGCCCGGAACGGCGCCCAGGCAGTCAGTGCTGGCGCCGGCGCAAGCGGCGACGCGTCCGGCGCGTCGTTAGGATGGCTCATCACCAGTTCGCCGGGCGGAGTCGACGCTCTTCGTCAACGCGCCGTATTCGTCGCGAGCTGCAAACTTGATAATGACCCGTCGTATGTGAGTGCAGAGTTAAAGTCGCTTTGCGAGCCACTAAATGGATTTTGTACGCGCCAGTGGTGCTATCCGCTGCAGCCACGCGGCTTCAACAATGACGCGGAAGAGCGCCTTTTTATTGCCTTAACGGTATGTTGCCTCATGCTGTGAAGGTGGCGCCGGAAACACTCCGAAACAAAAATCCTTCGCCGGTGTTTCCCTGAATCTGCAACAATAGGTGCGCATGGCCACGGCATCGCCGAACATACTTATCGTCGAAGACGACCGCGAGACGCGAACGCTGATTGCAAAATACCTGCGCACCAACGCCTGCAACGTGACGACGGCGAACGACGGACGCGAAATGGCGCGGGCGATGGCCGACCATCGCGTCGATCTTCTGATCCTCGACGTAATGCTGCCGGGTGAAGACGGCCTCAGCCTGTGCCGCAAGGTCCGCGCGGAATCGCAAATTCCGATCATCATGCTCACCGCGCGCGGCGAGGATGTCGATCGGATTCTCGGACTTGAAATGGGCGCCGACGACTATCTGGCCAAGCCGTTCAATCCGCGCGAATTGCTGGCCCGGATCAACGCGGTGCTGCGCCGCCAGGCCGCCGCGCAGACCGTCAGCACCAGCAATGGCGCCACCGCGCTGACCTTTCTGGGCTGGCGGATCGATTTCCGGCTGCGCGAACTGCGCGATCCGGCGGGCGCGCGGGTCGCGATGACCAGCGCCGAATTCGACCTGCTGCGAACCTTTTGCGAGCGGCCGGGCCGCGTGCTGTCGCGCGACAGCCTGCTCGATCTCACCAACGGCCGCAGCGCCGGTTCATTCGAGCGCAGCATCGACGTGCTGGTCAGCCGCATCCGGCGCAAGATCGAAACCGATCCGCAGGACGCCACCATGATCAAGACGGTGCGCTCCGGCGGCTATTTGTTCACTCCCACCGTGGATGCGGTCACGACCCCGGCAAGCGGCTGATCATGAAGCTGGCAGGTTTCCTGAATCTCAGGGGTATCAGCGGACAGATCGCGGCGCTGGTGGCCGCCTCGATCATCGCCATCCATCTGATCATCACCGCAACCTTTCTGATCCACCGGCCGGACCGGTTCGATCCGCCGTTCGAGCAAGGACACAGTCAGCTGGTTCCAGTGGTCCAGCTTCTCGGGGCGGCGCCCGCGGCCGGACGGCCAGCGCTGTTTGCCGACATCGCGCGGGCATTCCCGCAACTGGAGATCGAAAGCCTTCCAGCGGGTCCCGCTGCCGCGGTGGACGAACTGGACAAGTTCAACCTGCGTAGTCTGCATCGCCGCCTCGGCAGCAGCTACCGGATCTTTTCGCTCGCGCACGACGAAAGCAGCCACCAGGTCGGCATCGCGCTGCCGGACGGCACGATGATTTCGGCAAAGCTCCCGCCGGACGAACGGCAACTTCCGTTCTGGATCAGACCATGGATCGTGACCTTGCTGTTTGGCGCCATCAGCGTCACCTTGCTCGGCTTGTGGGCGGCGTGGGCCTTGACGGCGCCGCTGTCGTCATTCGCGAAAGCCGCCGAGAACTTCAGCCTGAACGGCGCCGCGGCACCGCTGCCCGAACGCGGGCCTGCAGAAATTCGCTCGGTGGCGAAGGCGCTCAACCGGATGCGGGAGCGCATCACCGCTTTGATCGACGACCGCACCAAAATGCTGGCCGCCATCAGTCACGATCTGCGCACGCCGATCACCCGGATGCGCCTGCGCTCCGAATTCATCGAGGACGATACGCACCGCAGCCGCATGCTGGATGATCTCGACCAGATGCGCTCGATGCTGGAATCCGTGCTTTCTTTCCTGCGCAACGACGGCAAACTCGAATCCATGACGCTGGTCGACATCGCGACCACGCTGCAGCTCGTCACCGATCAATTCGGCGACATGGGGCACAAGATCGCTTACGACGGACCCGGCCACGCCATGGCCACGGTCCGCCCCGACGATCTGCATCGCAGCATTACCAACCTGGTCGAGAACGCGGTCAGGTTCGGCGCGGAGGCCACCATCCGCCTCATTGTGTCGCCGGACACCGCGACGATCGAGATCGAGGACGATGGCCCCGGCATCGCCGATGCGCGCAAGGCTGCCATGCTCGAACCGTTCGTGCGCGGCGACGACGCCCGGAATATGGATGAGGCTGCGGGTTTTGGCCTCGGGCTTTCCATTGCGCGCGCCATCGTGCTGGCGCATGGCGGCGAGCTGACGCTCCACGACCGGCAACCGCATGGATTGATCGTTCGCATCGAATTGCCGGTGCGCCAGCAAAGCTGGCAGGCAGCCGCCTGAGCACGCCCAACGTTAAGTTTTCGATCGTCGCCTTGCCATACTTCGCACAACGAGGAGTAAGCTCACGTCGTTGTGAATCGGGCGTGTCGATATCTTGCCTTAAACGGACAAGACAGCGAGATGGTGGTTGACTGATTCGTGATCGAAAGCAGCGCCAACGTAACGAGCGTTGGAGGTCTTAATCACCATCAAGCAATACTTTAAAACGATCGGAAACATTTCGGAGATTTTTTAGCCACATGCGCACCTTACGTGCCGTTCGGAATGACAAGGGGCGCGTTGCGGATGAATGTTGGAATGCGAGTTCGGGCAGGCTTTTTGGCCGCCCTGGTGGTGTGCGTCATGCTGGTATCGTCGTTTGCTGTCGCCCAGTCCGTCGCTTCGATCGAGGTCGCGGGCAACCGGCGTGTCGAGATCGAAACCATCCGGTCTTATTTCAAGGCGGATCCCGGTGGGCGGCTGGATCAGGCCGAAATCGACGACGGCCTGAAGGCGCTGATCGAGACCGGCCTGTTTCAGGACGTCAAGATCAGCCAGACCGGCGGTCACCTGCTGGTGACGGTGATCGAAAACCCGGTGATCGGCCGCATTGCCTTCGAGGGCAACAAGAAGATCAAGGACGAACAGCTTACGGGCGAAATCCAATCCAAGGCACAGGGTACGCTGTCGCGTCCCATGGTCCAGTCCGATGCCCAGCGCATCTCCGAGGCCTACCGCCACTCCGGCCGCTATGACGTGAGCGTCACTCCCGAAATCATCGAACAGCCGAACAACCGCGTCGATCTGATTTTCACGATCGTCGAGGGCGAGAAAACCAGCGTCAAGTCGGTCGAGTTCATCGGCAACAACGCTTATTCGTCGTATCGCCTCAAGGACATCATCAAGACCCACGAGTCAAACCTGCTGAGCTTCCTCGGCGGCGGTGACGTCTATGATCCGGACCGGGTCGAAGCCGATCGCGACCTGATTCGCCGGTTTTATTTGAAGAACGGCTTTGCGGACGTGCAGGTGGTGGCCGCGCTGACGGAATACGATCCGGCGCGCAAGGGCTTCCTGGTGACCTTCAAGATCGAGGAGGGCCAGCAGTATCGCGTCTCGTCGGTCAATATCCAGTCCAGCATTCCCACCCTTGACGGAAACGACCTCCGCAGCTTCTCGCGCGTCAGCGTCGGGTCGCTCTACAACGCCGAGGCGCTGGAGAAGACGGTGGAGGAAATGCAGATCGAGACCTCGCGGCGGGGTTATGCCTTTGCCGTCGTGCGGCCGCGTGGCGACCGCAATTTCGAGGCCCATACCGTTTCGATCACTTTTGCCGTCGACGAAGGCCCGCGGACCTATATCGAGCGCATCGACGTGCGCGGCAATACCCGCACCCGCGACTATGTGATCCGCCGCGAATTCGATATTTCCGAGGGCGATGCGTACAACCGCGCGCTGGTCGATCGCGCCGAGCGGCGCCTCAAGAACCTTGATTTCTTCAAGAGCGTGAAGATCACGACCGAGCCCGGTTCATCGAGCGATCGTGTGATTCTCGTGGTCGATCTCGAGGAGAAATCCACCGGCGACTTCTCGGTATCAGGCGGCTATTCGACCACCGACGGTCCGCTTGCCGAGGTCAGCGTCTCCGAGCGTAACTTCCTCGGCCGCGGCCTGTTTGCGAAAGCATCGGTAACCTACGGGGAATACGCGCGCGGGGCCTCGCTTTCCTTCGTCGAGCCTTACCTGCTGGACTACCGCGTTGCGCTTGGTCTTGACCTGTACTATCGGGAGCAGCTTGCCAACGATTACATTTCGTACGGCACCAACACCATCGGCTTCAGTCCGCGGCTCGGTTTCGCCTTGCGCGAAGATCTGTCCTTGCAGCTTCGCTATTCGCTCTATCAGCAGTCAATCACGCTGCCCAGCACGCTCGACAACTGCAACAACATCCCGGGGCCGGCATTTGATCCGACGCCGGCTTATATCAATTCGGTTGATCACGGCCATGACCCCACCGGCAATGCCCAGGCCGGCCTGCTTCCGGGCTGTCTGGCGGACGGTGAGTCTTCACTGCCGGTTCGGAAAGAACTGGCAGGCGGCCCAACGTTGACCTCGTCGGTAGGCTATTCGCTGGACTACAACACACTCGATAACACCAAGAATCCGACCGACGGTCTGCTCATCGACTTCAAGCAGGACTTTGCCGGTGTTGGAGGCGACGTCAGCTACTTGAAATCCGCGATCGACGGCAAGTACTACGCGCCGCTGGTTGCCGATATTGTCGGACTGGTCCACGTCCAGGCCGGCACGCTCAACAGCGTCGGCAACAGCCAGCTTCGAATGCTTGACCAATTCCAGATGGGGCCCAATCTTGTCCGCGGCTTTGCTCCGAACGGGATAGGCCCGCGCGATCTTACCTTCTACCCCTACACCGGATACGGCGATGCGTTGGGCGGCACCAAATATTGGGGCGCATCGGCTGAATTGCAGATGCCGTTCTGGTTCCTCCCGAAAGAGGTCGGTCTTAAAGGCGCTGTCTATGCCGATGCGGGATCGCTCTGGGACTATCAGGGGCCTACGAGTTGGGCCGCCACGGGTGAAGTCAACAACAGCGCTTGCAAGTGCGCAATGGTGTACGACGATTCCAATATTATCCGCACCTCGGTCGGCGTCGGCCTGATCTGGCAATCGCCGTTCGGGCCTCTGCGCTTCGATTACGCAATCCCGATCACGATGGGTAAGTACGACATCGTGCAGCAATTCAAGTTCAGCGGCGGGACTTCGTTTTGATACCCAACTCCAGAATATATCGCTTCGGGTGGGTATGGCGGGCGGCGGGCTGCGTGCCGATGCCGGCTGCTGGCGAACCTCGGCGACCGATATGAACCAGGATTTTTAATGCGCTACCAGCCAACATCGGAGTTGACCGTGGTCTTTGAGAAGCACCTCGTAAGAGGGCCACTATCATGTTGATGGTCAACCCCGCCCGGGAGTCAGCTCCACGCTATGACCGGCGTGGCTGGATGCACTGGCCGGACAACGAAGATTACTCCCATCGCTTCATGCAATTATTGGGTACTGCACAGGAAGGTGGCAGCACAATATCCGAGTGCTTTCTCACGGCGACCCGCATTACGCCAGGCGATGATGAGAGCTGGCATCGGGAGTGGAAGAAATTAGCGGATACCTGCAAGAGAAGGGGCGACCTCGCACTTCAGCAGGGCAACACCAATACCGCAAAGGGTAACTGGCTGCGGGCGTCAAATTACTATCGCACCGCGGAGCACTTCCTCAACACCGATGACAGAAGACGCGGCTACATTCTCGAACAGATGCAATTATGTTCGCATCTTTATCTCAGCTATTTGGCACCCAAAGGCGAGATTATCCAAATCCCCGGCTCCGGCGGCAGCCCAATGCACGGTTATTTTCTCCGGGCTCCAGGGTCTGCGCCTCAAGCACCTGTCGTCATCTCCATCGGTGGGCCGGATCATCTGAAGGAGGAACATCTCTATA is part of the Bradyrhizobium erythrophlei genome and encodes:
- a CDS encoding ATP-binding protein, whose amino-acid sequence is MKLAGFLNLRGISGQIAALVAASIIAIHLIITATFLIHRPDRFDPPFEQGHSQLVPVVQLLGAAPAAGRPALFADIARAFPQLEIESLPAGPAAAVDELDKFNLRSLHRRLGSSYRIFSLAHDESSHQVGIALPDGTMISAKLPPDERQLPFWIRPWIVTLLFGAISVTLLGLWAAWALTAPLSSFAKAAENFSLNGAAAPLPERGPAEIRSVAKALNRMRERITALIDDRTKMLAAISHDLRTPITRMRLRSEFIEDDTHRSRMLDDLDQMRSMLESVLSFLRNDGKLESMTLVDIATTLQLVTDQFGDMGHKIAYDGPGHAMATVRPDDLHRSITNLVENAVRFGAEATIRLIVSPDTATIEIEDDGPGIADARKAAMLEPFVRGDDARNMDEAAGFGLGLSIARAIVLAHGGELTLHDRQPHGLIVRIELPVRQQSWQAAA
- the bamA gene encoding outer membrane protein assembly factor BamA is translated as MNVGMRVRAGFLAALVVCVMLVSSFAVAQSVASIEVAGNRRVEIETIRSYFKADPGGRLDQAEIDDGLKALIETGLFQDVKISQTGGHLLVTVIENPVIGRIAFEGNKKIKDEQLTGEIQSKAQGTLSRPMVQSDAQRISEAYRHSGRYDVSVTPEIIEQPNNRVDLIFTIVEGEKTSVKSVEFIGNNAYSSYRLKDIIKTHESNLLSFLGGGDVYDPDRVEADRDLIRRFYLKNGFADVQVVAALTEYDPARKGFLVTFKIEEGQQYRVSSVNIQSSIPTLDGNDLRSFSRVSVGSLYNAEALEKTVEEMQIETSRRGYAFAVVRPRGDRNFEAHTVSITFAVDEGPRTYIERIDVRGNTRTRDYVIRREFDISEGDAYNRALVDRAERRLKNLDFFKSVKITTEPGSSSDRVILVVDLEEKSTGDFSVSGGYSTTDGPLAEVSVSERNFLGRGLFAKASVTYGEYARGASLSFVEPYLLDYRVALGLDLYYREQLANDYISYGTNTIGFSPRLGFALREDLSLQLRYSLYQQSITLPSTLDNCNNIPGPAFDPTPAYINSVDHGHDPTGNAQAGLLPGCLADGESSLPVRKELAGGPTLTSSVGYSLDYNTLDNTKNPTDGLLIDFKQDFAGVGGDVSYLKSAIDGKYYAPLVADIVGLVHVQAGTLNSVGNSQLRMLDQFQMGPNLVRGFAPNGIGPRDLTFYPYTGYGDALGGTKYWGASAELQMPFWFLPKEVGLKGAVYADAGSLWDYQGPTSWAATGEVNNSACKCAMVYDDSNIIRTSVGVGLIWQSPFGPLRFDYAIPITMGKYDIVQQFKFSGGTSF
- a CDS encoding lanthionine synthetase C family protein; this translates as MITPGRHRPLVQDAWNESAVRGAIEEIAADAIAHFHPDTFWPAHPSDDGVGDGDPSFYKGAAGVIWALDYLHRIGATRVAEDFRSALPKLMERTLIDHEASSPTDYEKHGSLLRGDMGAALLAMRLEPTSSLADLVYRRAEANNGLPIRELMWGMPGSMVAAVHMGEMTGEERWRGLFEVQAARLLAELEDTPQGPLWTQDLYGAKDRFLGPVHGFAGNVIPLLLGWDWLTAAQQAHVAEFVPKSLEANAWRYEVGTTWGPRSKREKRLFICQHCHGAPGMVTTFADARFATPEFDALLLDGGRFTWAAGPLTKGSNLCHGTGGNGYAFLKLYRRTNDPIWLDRARRFAMTAIFQYRGAQMVAGRGRYSLWTGDIGLAIYLWDCITGDARFPTIDVF
- a CDS encoding response regulator, coding for MATASPNILIVEDDRETRTLIAKYLRTNACNVTTANDGREMARAMADHRVDLLILDVMLPGEDGLSLCRKVRAESQIPIIMLTARGEDVDRILGLEMGADDYLAKPFNPRELLARINAVLRRQAAAQTVSTSNGATALTFLGWRIDFRLRELRDPAGARVAMTSAEFDLLRTFCERPGRVLSRDSLLDLTNGRSAGSFERSIDVLVSRIRRKIETDPQDATMIKTVRSGGYLFTPTVDAVTTPASG